Proteins from one Leishmania infantum JPCM5 genome chromosome 21 genomic window:
- a CDS encoding putative proteasome alpha 2 subunit, whose protein sequence is MSEAFYGLTTFSPSGKLVQIEYATTAAGKGTTALGVKATDGVVIAAKKKAPSTLVDASSIQKVFVLDEHVGCTYSGMGPDCRVLIDSARKNCQQYRLMYNESIPISQLVRKISALYQEFTQSGGVRPFGCSLLVAGVDANGYHLYQVDPSGTFWAWKATAIGTGSPDAKAFLEKRYTVDMELEDAVHTALLTLKEGFDGQMTSENTEVGRVVGNRFEVLSVDQLRDYLDQI, encoded by the coding sequence ATGTCTGAGGCATTTTATGGTCTGACGACGTTTAGCCCTTCAGGAAAGCTGGTCCAGATTGAGTATGCGACGACAGCTGCCGGCAAAGGGACGACTGCGCTGGGGGTGAAGGCCACCGATGGGGTCGTCATTGCTGCAAAGAAGAAGGCTCCATCTACCCTAGTGGATGCCTCATCGATCCAGAAGGTCTTCGTCTTGGATGAGCACGTTGGCTGCACCTACAGCGGGATGGGCCCGGACTGCCGTGTTCTTATCGACTCAGCTCGGAAGAATTGCCAGCAGTACAGGCTGATGTACAACGAGAGCATTCCGATCAGCCAGCTGGTGCGGAAGATTAGCGCTCTCTATCAGGAATTTACACAGTCTGGCGGTGTTCGTCCCTTCGGATGCTCTCTCCTGGTCGCTGGGGTGGACGCTAACGGCTACCATTTGTATCAGGTGGACCCTAGCGGCACGTTCTGGGCGTggaaggcgacggcgatTGGCACCGGAAGTCCGGACGCGAAGGCATTTCTAGAAAAGCGTTACACTGTGGACATGGAGCTGGAGGATGCTGTACACACCGCATTGTTGACGCTAAAGGAGGGCTTTGATGGCCAGATGACGTCAGAAAACACTGAGGTCGGTCGTGTTGTAGGAAACCGTTTCGAAGTCCTGAGCGTCGATCAGCTGCGCGATTACCTGGACCAGATTTAG
- the COX6 gene encoding putative cytochrome c oxidase subunit VI: MPHKEHKKYRVQREDLPAMPHFSDFNDPRFCGTTNKQKNGILAYYQWLHCIGNWGEEHSMCKKMRWYVERMMHETWLEKWEEKRALGHFDHTVLYGVKPWKEFEPMYQPVKKNRKGAYEYWLDRDFEPLYDVDASDWREKAPILHDMFVLGKKPVSE, translated from the coding sequence ATGCCACACAAGGAGCATAAAAAGTACAGGGTTCAGCGTGAGGACCTGCCAGCAATGCCTCACTTCAGCGATTTCAACGACCCGCGCTTCTGTGGGACAACCAACAAGCAGAAGAACGGCATTCTGGCCTACTACCAGTGGCTGCATTGCATCGGCAACTGGGGTGAGGAACACTCCATGTGCAAGAAGATGCGTTGGTATGTCGAGCGCATGATGCACGAGACGTGGCTGGAGAAGTGGGAGGAGAAGCGTGCTCTCGGCCACTTTGACCACACCGTTCTCTACGGTGTGAAGCCGTGGAAGGAGTTCGAGCCGATGTACCAGCCGGTGAAGAAAAACCGCAAAGGTGCGTATGAATACTGGCTAGACCGCGACTTTGAGCCTCTGTACGATGTCGATGCGTCGGACTGGCGCGAGAAGGCGCCGATCCTTCACGACATGTTTGTGCTGGGCAAGAAACCCGTGTCCGAGTAA
- the RPL32 gene encoding 60S ribosomal protein L32 — MVKPTVSKAIVKKRTKRFTRHRYELFPQLSSSWRKPRGEDSPVRRRYKGQKAMPNKGYGSDRATKYITPSGFRSFPINNVEDLYMLVMQNRKYAGVISHTVGARKRKAIARKAMELDVRLANGNAKLRKIANQ, encoded by the coding sequence ATGGTGAAGCCGACTGTTTCGAAGGCTATCGTGAAGAAGCGCACGAAGCGCTTCACCCGACATCGCTATGAGCTCTTTCCGCAGCTGAGCTCTAGCTGGCGGAAGCCGCGTGGTGAGGACTCCCcggtccgccgccgctacaAAGGCCAAAAGGCGATGCCGAACAAGGGCTACGGTAGCGACCGTGCCACCAAGTATATCACTCCGTCCGGCTTTCGCAGCTTCCCCATCAATAACGTGGAGGACCTGTACATGCTCGTGATGCAGAACCGCAAGTACGCTGGCGTCATCTCTCACACTGTCGGTGCACGAAAGCGCAAAGCTATTGCTCGCAAGGCTATGGAGCTTGATGTGCGCCTGGCCAACGGGAACGCGAAGCTGCGCAAGATCGCTAATCAGTAG
- a CDS encoding RNA polymerase II codes for MDLGMCLLTRASTYRRNGGELGTSMSSKIAELSGRILSQQQYSQILEQRRWLQGLLKGVSLDMGAKEEEKSASPVVLPYGSIVSGTSFTDGDADYIVSFPIVSESTRQSGACVIARERQEKCLSDIFSHIRKCNSDVELHPQRIFRARVPIVQYVRKSAQESTKFDLSLSLDGLKNSLLLRHYMAGDPRLRLGVLGAKQWGREQQILNARRGWISPYALSIMYIHFMKDTGRTALSFDEEAVSQRVNAIVSTAAESEGDISHVDELASILPLQEADISLVEKDVLDFFAFYGTPGGFDFDASVVDIRSRERFSTKDQWCQFLDQLDEKERWHLLGHEVILLRDPFEPHSLGRSVDFFRGEEIREKFRSAAVKKEPLSLFASL; via the coding sequence ATGGATCTTGGCATGTGTCTCTTAACACGGGCATCTACATATCGCCGCAATGGCGGTGAGCTAGGCACTAGCATGAGCAGTAAGATCGCCGAGCTGTCGGGCAGAATactgtcgcagcagcagtactCACAAATTTTAGAGCAGCGCAGGTGGCTGCAAGGGTTGCTCAAAGGGGTTTCTCTTGATATGGGTgcaaaggaggaagagaaaagcGCTTCTCCCGTTGTGTTGCCATATGGTTCTATTGTGTCTGGCACCTCGTTTACAGACGGTGACGCGGATTACATAGTTTCTTTCCCAATTGTCTCTGAAAGCACGCGACAAAGCGGCGCATGCGTCATTGCACGTGAACGCCAGGAAAAGTGCCTTTCCGACATATTCTCTCACATTCGCAAATGCAACAGCGACGTCGAGTTGCACCCACAGCGCATTTTTCGTGCAAGAGTGCCAATAGTGCAGTACGTGCGTAAAAGTGCCCAGGAGAGCACCAAATTTgatctttctctctcgttggACGGGCTGAAGAATTCTTTGCTACTGAGGCACTACATGGCAGGTGATCCTCGACTTCGGCTGGGGGTGCTAGGCGCCAAGCAGTGGGGGCGCGAGCAGCAAATACTGAACGCGCGGCGAGGCTGGATCTCACCGTACGCCCTGTCCATCATGTACATTCATTTTATGAAGGATACAGGCCGCACAGCTCTTTCTTTTGACGAGGAGGCAGTTAGTCAACGAGTGAATGCGATCGTatccacggcagcggagtCCGAAGGCGATATCAGCCATGTTGATGAGTTAGCCTCCATCTTGCCTCTGCAGGAAGCCGATATCTCACTTGTGGAAAAGGATGTGCTTGATTTCTTCGCTTTTTACGGTACTCCTGGTGGATTTGACTTCGACGCTTCTGTAGTCGATATCCGCTCGCGAGAACGCTTCTCCACTAAAGACCAATGGTGCCAGTTCCTAGATCAACTTGACGAGAAGGAGCGCTGGCACCTTCTGGGCCACGAAGTAATCCTTCTCCGAGATCCGTTTGAGCCTCATAGCCTAGGCCGAAGCGTTGATTTCTTTCGAGGAGAGGAGATCAGAGAGAAGTTCCGCTCCGCTGCTGTGAAGAAAGAGCCACTTTCACTTTTCGCGTCTCTTTGA
- a CDS encoding putative centromere/microtubule binding protein cbf5: protein MGKKKVGEIQRSEDFCIPAGDRDANSALPAEEWPLLLKNYDKMNVRSTHFTLLECGWSPLRRPLAEYIKYGMINMDKPSNPSSHEVVSWIKRILKCDKTGHAGTLDPKVTGALIICTDRATRLVKSQQNAGKTYIGVLRLHDTVSQKKVNAALQRLTGPCFQRPPLIAAVKRQLRIRNIYSNQLIEYDKHRHLAVFETHCEAGTYIRTLCVHLGLILGAGGHMEELRRIRTGVITENDHLSTMHDVMDAQWLYENERDDTYLRRVILPCEYLLSNHKRIVVKDSAVNAVCYGAKLMIPGLARFDNGIERDDVVVLMTTKGEAIALAYAEMTTSQMASVDHGIVARSKRVIMDRDTYPRRWGLGPIAVKKRSMMKDGLLDKYGRPQSNTPPDWFYVDYGGVKTNAEGVQYGQAPSKVSGVKRQRVPDFDDD from the coding sequence ATGGGCAAGAAGAAGGTTGGAGAGATCCAGCGCAGCGAGGATTTCTGCATCCCTGCTGGGGATAGGGATGCGAACAGCGCGCTCCCCGCTGAGGAGTGGCCCCTGCTGCTGAAGAACTATGACAAGATGAACGTCCGCTCTACCCATTTCACGCTGCTGGAGTGCGGCTGGTCACCACTACGCCGCCCCTTAGCCGAGTACATCAAGTACGGCATGATCAACATGGATAAGCCCTCCAACCCTAGCTCTCACGAGGTTGTCTCCTGGATCAAGCGCATTTTGAAGTGCGACAAGACTGGCCACGCCGGTACACTCGATCCGAAGGTGACTGGTGCCTTAATCATCTGCACCGACCGTGCCACGCGCTTGGTGAAGTCCCAGCAAAACGCCGGTAAGACGTACATTGGTGTACTGCGCCTCCACGATACGGTGAGCCAGAAGAAGGTGAACGCTGCTCTCCAGCGGCTTACGGGTCCATGTTTTCAGCGTCCTCCTCTGATCGCGGCAGTGAAACGCCAGCTCCGCATTCGCAACATCTACTCTAACCAACTGATCGAGTATGACAAGCACCGGCACCTGGCCGTGTTCGAGACGCACTGCGAGGCTGGTACGTACATTCGTACCCTTTGCGTGCATCTCGGCCTCATCctcggcgctggtggccacatggaagagctgcgccgtATCCGCACCGGTGTCATCACCGAGAACGATCACCTCTCCACCATGCACGATGTCATGGATGCTCAGTGGCTCTACGAGAATGAGAGGGACGACACATATCTGCGCCGCGTCATCCTGCCATGCGAGTACCTGCTGTCGAACCACAAGCGCATCGTCGTGAAGGACTCCGCCGTCAACGCCGTGTGCTATGGCGCGAAGCTGATGATTCCTGGTCTCGCGCGCTTTGACAACGGCATTGAGCGCGACGACGTTGTGGTGCTGATGACCACGAAGGGTGAGGCCATTGCTCTTGCGTATGCGGAGATGACCACGTCTCAAATGGCTTCCGTTGACCACGGCATCGTTGCGCGAAGCAAGCGCGTGATCATGGACCGTGACACGTACCCGCGCCGCTGGGGTCTCGGCCCGATCGCCGTGAAGAAGCGTTCGATGATGAAGGACGGCCTCTTGGACAAGTACGGTCGCCCACAGTCGAATACTCCGCCGGACTGGTTCTACGTCGACTACGGAGGCGTGAAAACCAACGCGGAAGGTGTCCAATACGGTCAGGCTCCGTCCAAGGTGAGCGGTGTAAAGCGCCAGCGCGTGCCGGACTTTGATGATGATTAG
- a CDS encoding putative ATP synthase F1 subunit gamma protein, with protein sequence MSGRLRLYKEKLEGYNRFYSIVKTIKMVTMAKFRQAQVRIKTRDYTLRYTEKAFSKPGQLVGDSPQAKTIYIPVMTNRGSCGALNSNVVKAIDSVASSRAYLMPLGKRGIESLSKLYPSSFRMGIVNDMHEPMHFAYATYVWENAQQLCPEADRVHVIFHRCVSAGSQKQCYYNIPSYEKWREDLADASSTENQKSRYLFANTLLNEDEQMIRDFYDFHATLAILNAVCENELSEQAARLVAVEGQLSNISTLQQKTSSLYNKTRQSSITSSLIEIISAMTSLEGNAAKGVQRTNFWEGARTM encoded by the coding sequence ATGTCTGGCAGACTTCGTCTCTACAAGGAGAAGCTGGAAGGCTACAACCGCTTCTACTCCATTGTGAAGACGATCAAGATGGTGACGATGGCCAAGTTCCGCCAGGCGCAGGTGCGGATCAAGACGCGTGACTACACGCTTCGCTATACCGAGAAGGCTTTTAGCAAGCCGGGCCAGCTTGTCGGGGACTCGCCGCAGGCTAAGACCATCTACATCCCCGTCATGACGAACCGTGGCTCGTGCGGTGCTCTCAATAGCAACGTTGTGAAGGCGATCGACAGCGTTGCCTCTAGCCGCGCCTACCTCATGCCCCTCGGCAAGAGGGGTATCGAGTCGCTCTCGAAGCTGTACCCGTCCTCCTTCCGAATGGGCATCGTCAACGACATGCACGAGCCGATGCACTTCGCGTACGCCACGTACGTCTGGGAGAACGCGCAGCAACTGTGCCCCGAGGCCGACCGCGTCCACGTCATTTTTCACCGCTGTGTGAGCGCTGGCTCGCAGAAGCAGTGCTACTACAACATCCCCTCCTACGAGAAGTGGAGGGAGGATCTGGCTGACGCCTCCAGCACGGAGAACCAGAAGAGTCGTTACCTCTTTGCCAACACGCTTCTGAACGAGGACGAGCAGATGATTCGCGACTTCTACGACTTCCACGCGACCCTGGCCATCCTGAACGCGGTGTGCGAGAACGAGCTCTCGGAGCAGGCCGCGCGTCTGGTCGCTGTGGAAGGTCAGCTGTCGAACATCAGCACGCTACAGCAGAAGACCAGCTCCTTGTACAACAAAACTCGCCAGAGCAGCATTACTTCGTCGCTGATCGAGATTATCTCCGCCATGACGTCGCTCGAGGGTAACGCGGCGAAGGGCGTGCAGCGGACAAACTTCTGGGAGGGTGCGCGCACGATGTGA
- the RPS6 gene encoding putative 40S ribosomal protein S6: MKLNIAYPRNGTVKQFEISDEVLRRVQLQDYRLGNEVDGAIFGSEFKGYIFRLRGGSDKDGFPMVPGVLASSRVSLLVKRGAIGFNTFRGYQGERRRKNVRGCVLASDIALVNVTISKVGDQPIEGVTDTTAPRRLGPKRASKIRKLFNLSRTEDVRKYVVRRRVVKSGKKDRLKAPKIQRLITPRVKARRAKKAKDAIAKVRASAAERREYLRLIASNRRALRQRDHSKKHTQKVHAQRAEVAAFQKK, translated from the coding sequence ATGAAGCTCAACATCGCGTACCCCCGCAACGGGACGGTGAAGCAGTTCGAGATCTCGGACGAGGTGCTCCgccgcgtgcagctgcaggactATCGCCTCGGTAACGAGGTGGACGGCGCCATCTTTGGCAGCGAGTTCAAGGGCTACATCTTCCGTCTGCGCGGTGGCTCGGACAAGGATGGTTTCCCGATGGTCCCTGGCGTGCTCGCCTCCAGCcgtgtgtcgctgctggtgaaGCGCGGTGCAATCGGCTTCAACACCTTCCGCGGCTACCAGggtgagcgccgccgcaagAACGTTCGCGGCTGCGTGCTCGCGAGCGACATTGCGCTGGTGAACGTGACCATCTCCAAGGTCGGTGACCAGCCGATCGAGGGTGTGACGGACACCACGGCTCCCCGCCGTCTGGGCCCGAAGCGCGCGAGCAAGATCCGCAAGCTCTTCAACCTGTCCCGCACCGAAGACGTGCGCAAGTACGTtgttcgccgccgcgtcgtgaAGAGCGGCAAGAAGGACCGGCTGAAGGCCCCGAAGATCCAGCGTCTGATCACGCCAAGGGTCAAGGCCCGCCGTGCCAAGAAGGCCAAGGACGCCATCGCCAaggtgcgcgcgtctgccgctgAGCGCCGTGAGTAcctgcgcctcatcgcctcaaaccgccgtgcgctgcgccagcgtgaCCACTCCAAGAAGCACACCCAGAAGGTGCACGCCCAGCGCGCTGAGGTGGCCGCATTCCAGAAGAAGTAG
- a CDS encoding putative vacuolar ATP synthase, giving the protein MKYQIASVVAAAALFGGAAAVSCSDKYPQSSAFFGSMGCASALIFANLGSAYGTAKSGVGVAHLGILHAERIMRGIVPVVMAGILGIYGLIVSVIINNNIKADDNSYSAFAGYLHFGAGLAAGLSSLAAGLSIGIAGDASVRAYGKQEKIFVAMILMLIFAEALGLYGLIIALLMNNTAGKVAAGCQ; this is encoded by the coding sequence ATGAAGTACCAAATCGCAAGTGtcgtggccgctgccgcgctgttcggcggcgccgctgctgtgtcgTGCAGCGACAAGTACCCGCAGTCGTCCGCGTTCTTCGGCTCGATGGGTTGCGCGTCCGCGCTGATATTTGCCAACCTGGGCTCTGCCTACGGCACGGCGAAGTccggcgtcggcgttgcGCACCTGGGCATCCTGCACGCCGAACGCATCATGCGTGGCATCGTTCCGGTAGTCATGGCTGGCATCCTTGGTATCTACGGGCTGATCGTGTCCGTGATCATCAACAACAACATCAAGGCGGACGACAACTCGTACTCCGCGTTTGCGGGCTACTTGCACTTTGGCGCTGGTCTGGCCGCCGGCCTGTCGTCTCTTGCGGCCGGCCTGTCGATCGGGATTGCGGGCGatgcgtctgtgcgcgcgtacgGCAAGCAGGAGAAGATCTTTGTCGCCATGATTCTGATGCTGATTTTTGCGGAGGCTCTGGGCCTGTACGGCCTGATCATCGCGCTTCTGATGAACAACACGGCTGGCAAGGTGGCTGCTGGTTGTCAGTAA
- the GAA1 gene encoding putative GPI transamidase component GAA1 encodes MLRRAIFIGARHHGGKLAPFFLVLGIGLLCLLPVLRTRKIYIDENAIGQMFPSADAGSVTAYLDPTVRWPQRLVRGRRSPGSEIVAVYVNTDYPASVSLANALIEVIRRRKSLACDVQFYFVNSSEEWPVPQAYTRAALVLNLSTLYNRHICIDTLGANGIQPNQDYTNTAAQFAAANQFLPSYLCQRRHRSTDDAHAGFWHYWAYLEASVQLPTRPQPWHIIPSHSINTIAISSDPLYMASSMFPHSQLPDAFAQLVLQIIVSLNGLEEKFHHSTFVWLPVSLWHYVEYDHAQFCIILFVASIFSTTYSEYQLRGISITPLFVTLLLTPVAAAAVFQVAGWGAVAAASAAFSLLFRLLMGHVNSGMLLSFNAIALCLLIILQPACGLVAGAAAAIQVSFIHNALQNRPAMAVGAAVSSALAYYFIYHLRLPLFGVDGISELFVSFVIYPNAVWIGSRLLCLLS; translated from the coding sequence ATGCTGCGCAGAGCCATATTCATCGGTGCTCGGCACCATGGTGGGAAGTTGgcgcctttttttcttgtcttAGGCATTGGGTTGCTATGCCTTCTTCCcgtgctgcgcacgcggaAGATATACATCGATGAAAACGCGATCGGCCAAATGTTCCCGTCGGCCGACGCCGGTTCCGTGACCGCGTACCTCGACCCCACGGTGCGCTGGCCACAACGACTAGTGCGGGGGCGGCGTTCTCCCGGGTCCGAGATTGTGGCAGTGTATGTGAACACAGATTATCCAGCCTCCGTCTCGCTCGCCAATGCCTTGATCGAGGTGATCCGCCGCAGGAAGAGCCTCGCCTGTGACGTGCAGTTCTACTTTGTGAATAGCAGCGAGGAGTGGCCGGTGCCGCAGGCGTACACCCGCGCCGCACTTGTGCTGAATCTTTCCACCCTGTACAACCGCCACATCTGCATAGACACTCTCGGGGCAAACGGCATCCAGCCCAACCAGGATTACACAAACACCGCTGCTCAGTTTGCCGCTGCGAATCAGTTTCTGCCCAGTTACCTCTGCCAACGACGGCATCGCTCCACAGATGATGCTCACGCCGGCTTTTGGCACTACTGGGCTTACCTTGAAGCGTCTGTGCAGCTTCCAACTCGTCCGCAGCCGTGGCACATCATCCCATCTCACAGCATCAACACCATTGCAATATCCTCCGACCCACTGTACATGGCGAGCTCGATGTTTCCACATTCACAGTTGCCGGATGCGTTCGCccagctggtgctgcagaTCATTGTCTCCCTCAACGGTCTGGAGGAAAAGTTCCACCACTCCACCTTTGTGTGGCTGCCCGTGAGTCTGTGGCACTACGTCGAGTACGACCACGCACAGTTCTGCATCATACTGTTCGTCGCCTCCATATTCTCCACGACGTACTCCGAGTATCAGCTGCGTGGCATCAGCATTACCCCGCTGTtcgtgacgctgctgctcacacctgttgcggctgcggctgtgtTTCAGGTCGCTGGCTGGGGGGCagtagcggcggcgtcggccgcgttttcgctgctcTTCCGGCTTCTCATGGGCCATGTCAATAGCGGCATGCTGCTCAGCTTCAACGCGATAGCGCTGTGCCTTCTGATCATCCTGCAGCCGGCGTGCGGCTTAGTGGCTGGGGCGGCCGCTGCGATCCAGGTCTCTTTCATCCACAATGCCCTTCAGAACCGCCCCGCCATGgctgtcggcgccgctgtatCGTCGGCGCTCGCCTACTACTTCATTTACCACCTCCGGCTGCCACTCTTTGGTGTGGACGGCATCAGCGAGTTGTTCGTGAGCTTTGTAATTTACCCCAACGCGGTGTGGATTGGCAGCCGGCTCCTGTGCTTGCTGTCTTGA
- a CDS encoding putative 60S ribosomal protein L37a → MAKRTVKMGVMGRYGTRYGANPRKRAKKLEVSQHAKHFCSFCGKFAFRRKAVGIWRCDGCSKTVAGGAYTLSTPNNSTVRSTVRRLRELAKI, encoded by the coding sequence ATGGCAAAGCGCACAGTGAAGATGGGCGTGATGGGCCGCTATGGCACCCGTTACGGCGCAAACCCGCGTAAGCGCGCGAAGAAGCTTGAAGTGTCCCAGCACGCCAAGCACTTCTGCTCCTTCTGCGGTAAGTTTGCATTCCGCCGCAAGGCTGTCGGCATCTGGCGTtgcgacggctgcagcaAGACGGTTGCCGGTGGTGCGTACACCCTGAGCACGCCGAACAACAGCACCGTCCGCTCCACGGTCCGCCGTCTGCGCGAGCTGGCCAAGATTTAA